The following are encoded in a window of Longibacter salinarum genomic DNA:
- a CDS encoding MFS transporter yields the protein MPSSSTSRPDQSPKDEGRSLPGNTTLILAALWLMMFSASSQLIIMVPILPEIEVTLGVNEFWRGMLLTSYAVALGVSALITGPASDRIGRRNILLGGTVLMSITLVFHTVAADYELLIFMRILAGIGGGMLSGGSVAYVGDYFPYDRRGWANGWIMSGTAFGQVAGVPIGKILATEFGYRWPFLLFAITMALAAFMIWRFVPQPDMELDSGRLTPRRVTRKYLDMLDGPVLAAVGSYTLMFAGFGLFTTFLPSWLESTVGLTGYEVALLFAIGGVANIIAAPSAGRLSDEIGRKPLVVWASVALGVIMLIAPYTIDGFWMAAFLFFLAMASVGIRIGPLQSLLTALVPDNRRGLLMGLAMSVGQAGFGVGSFLAGIGYGQLGYVSNTLTGAFAMLFMAVLVKRGLPEPSLRRARPSTA from the coding sequence GTGCCATCCTCGTCCACATCTCGCCCCGACCAGAGCCCGAAGGATGAAGGACGGTCGCTCCCCGGAAATACGACGTTGATCCTGGCTGCTCTCTGGCTGATGATGTTTTCGGCAAGTAGCCAGCTCATCATCATGGTTCCGATCCTTCCGGAGATCGAGGTTACGCTGGGAGTCAACGAATTCTGGCGGGGCATGCTACTGACGTCCTACGCGGTCGCGCTCGGCGTCTCTGCCCTCATCACGGGTCCGGCCTCCGATCGCATCGGGCGCCGGAATATTCTTCTGGGCGGGACCGTGCTGATGTCGATCACGCTGGTCTTCCACACCGTGGCGGCGGACTACGAGCTCCTTATTTTCATGCGGATCCTCGCCGGAATTGGGGGCGGGATGCTGAGTGGAGGCAGCGTGGCATACGTTGGAGACTATTTCCCGTACGATCGACGCGGTTGGGCAAACGGCTGGATCATGAGCGGAACGGCGTTTGGCCAGGTTGCCGGCGTTCCGATTGGAAAGATCCTGGCGACAGAGTTTGGGTACCGGTGGCCGTTCCTGCTCTTCGCGATCACGATGGCCCTCGCAGCCTTCATGATCTGGCGATTCGTTCCACAGCCGGACATGGAGCTGGACAGCGGTCGACTGACGCCCCGCCGCGTGACGCGGAAGTATCTGGATATGCTCGACGGCCCGGTGCTCGCCGCCGTGGGCTCGTACACGCTGATGTTCGCCGGCTTCGGCCTCTTCACGACCTTCCTCCCCTCCTGGCTGGAGTCGACCGTCGGGCTGACCGGCTATGAGGTGGCTCTTCTCTTCGCGATTGGCGGCGTAGCCAACATCATTGCGGCCCCCTCGGCGGGGCGCCTGTCGGATGAGATTGGACGCAAGCCGCTGGTCGTCTGGGCCTCGGTCGCTCTGGGCGTGATCATGCTGATCGCGCCGTACACAATCGATGGGTTCTGGATGGCCGCCTTCCTGTTCTTCCTCGCGATGGCGAGTGTGGGCATCCGGATCGGACCCTTACAATCCCTTCTCACAGCTCTCGTCCCAGATAACCGGCGCGGCCTGCTCATGGGACTCGCTATGAGCGTCGGACAGGCCGGCTTTGGCGTCGGAAGCTTCCTTGCGGGCATTGGCTACGGACAACTCGGGTACGTAAGCAACACCTTAACCGGGGCGTTCGCTATGCTCTTTATGGCCGTCCTCGTCAAGCGGGGCCTTCCCGAGCCAAGCCTTCGGCGCGCACGTCCCTCTACAGCCTGA
- a CDS encoding TonB-dependent receptor: MLPSSRLRIAFATLFLCVGFGATSLFAQDTGSISGVVVDQANGESLPGANVSIASTTTGTATDLNGRYTLKDLAPGAYEVVFSFVGFQKKTITGVEVTAGETTELNVTLGEQTAKLDEVIVEAEASRSSEAGLLKERARAASVSNAIGAEEISRAGAGNMADAMSKVTGASIVEGKYVNVRGLQGRYVQAQLNGSSLPSTDPDGESVALDLFPANLVENVVTSKSFTPDKPGNFTGGAVNVSTKSFPSSFFLEASASSSYNSAVGLGGTVLQPTGGLSSVPTAASNGVPSLSAAFTDEQAAQQLDQVTQAFGSQIAPVTSDAIANRSAEVSFGNQFSVLDDRAIGVIASASYDKSYSGYSDGVTARFEQTATDVEELQATARFDETSKGTQTTQYGGLFGLSFQPNPKNEVGVQVLYNANNEESARFDSGLLPRDQLPGTFQTRTLQTIERSIMSGELRGSHQIGEGKRPLRIEWKSSLSEANRDEPDFRVFSNNVEATDSDTTYSIVRSVYNPAVARYFRNLDEQIWANNLSVEFPLSTATVKVGGTYNYKERTYREQRFDHVEDVTSEARYAGSPNGYINDQAGLIGQQNGLYRFGTYIEDQFQPNNNYDADQTIGAGFAMVDFPIPGVPGVKFIGGARAEYTQQSIITLKDTRGDFEQLDILPSANVVWTLKDNMNVRGAYGRTIARPTFREFTPAETFDFIGDYVVQGNPELNRTLVDNFDLRWEWFVRPGEVLSVSAYYKHLDDPIERTIDPSRSANVTVTYENKETAEVYGLEVEARKRLDFVHPALQYVQIGGNLTLTQSAVTRDSLELVAIGAYRDNPSDTRQLQGQSPYIVNLNAGYENPEIGTSINVFYNRFGDRIDTVTRNGVDLEEQGRNIIDVMASQRLFDGLTLKASVKNVLDENEVIAQDFKGQQFVNDLRPLGRSISMGVSYSF; this comes from the coding sequence ATGCTGCCATCTTCTAGATTACGGATCGCTTTTGCGACCCTCTTTCTATGCGTCGGTTTCGGCGCAACGTCCCTCTTCGCGCAAGATACAGGATCCATCTCCGGAGTCGTTGTCGACCAGGCAAACGGAGAAAGTCTCCCTGGTGCCAACGTATCGATCGCGAGCACGACCACCGGTACCGCGACGGACCTCAACGGACGGTACACGCTCAAAGACCTCGCGCCCGGAGCGTACGAGGTGGTCTTCAGCTTCGTCGGGTTTCAGAAGAAAACAATTACCGGCGTGGAAGTCACAGCGGGTGAGACGACGGAACTCAACGTCACGCTCGGTGAGCAGACGGCAAAGCTCGACGAGGTAATCGTTGAGGCTGAAGCGTCTCGCTCGTCCGAAGCTGGACTGCTGAAGGAGCGCGCCCGCGCGGCGTCCGTCAGTAACGCCATCGGCGCGGAGGAGATCAGCCGGGCCGGAGCGGGCAACATGGCGGATGCCATGAGCAAGGTCACGGGCGCGTCGATCGTCGAGGGCAAATACGTTAACGTCCGCGGCTTGCAGGGGCGGTACGTTCAGGCTCAACTGAATGGCTCGAGCCTACCGAGCACGGACCCGGACGGCGAGAGCGTCGCGCTTGACCTTTTTCCCGCGAACCTGGTGGAGAACGTGGTCACGTCGAAATCCTTCACACCGGATAAACCCGGCAATTTCACGGGCGGCGCGGTCAACGTTTCGACCAAGTCCTTCCCGAGTAGCTTCTTTCTCGAGGCATCCGCTTCCTCGTCTTACAATAGTGCCGTCGGACTCGGTGGCACGGTTTTGCAGCCAACCGGCGGTCTGAGTAGCGTGCCAACTGCTGCATCGAACGGCGTGCCCTCGCTATCTGCCGCCTTCACCGACGAGCAAGCCGCCCAGCAACTGGATCAGGTCACACAGGCCTTCGGATCGCAGATTGCCCCCGTCACATCTGACGCAATCGCCAACCGGAGTGCAGAAGTCTCCTTCGGAAATCAGTTTAGCGTTCTGGATGATCGAGCCATCGGCGTGATTGCATCCGCCTCGTACGACAAATCCTACAGCGGATATTCAGACGGCGTCACGGCACGCTTCGAGCAGACCGCGACCGACGTGGAGGAGCTTCAGGCGACCGCTCGCTTCGACGAGACCAGCAAGGGAACGCAGACGACGCAGTACGGCGGTCTCTTCGGTCTCTCGTTTCAGCCAAATCCGAAGAACGAAGTTGGGGTCCAGGTCCTCTACAATGCCAACAATGAGGAGTCCGCTCGCTTCGATTCGGGGCTACTCCCGAGAGATCAGCTTCCCGGCACGTTCCAGACGCGCACGCTGCAGACCATCGAGCGCTCCATCATGTCCGGTGAACTACGCGGGTCGCATCAGATCGGCGAAGGCAAGCGCCCGCTCCGGATCGAGTGGAAGTCGTCGTTGTCGGAAGCGAATCGGGACGAGCCGGACTTCCGGGTCTTCTCAAACAACGTCGAGGCGACAGATAGCGACACCACGTACTCGATCGTTCGGTCCGTTTACAACCCGGCCGTGGCGCGGTACTTCCGCAATCTCGACGAGCAGATCTGGGCCAACAACCTGTCGGTTGAATTCCCGCTGTCGACTGCGACGGTGAAAGTCGGAGGGACGTACAACTACAAGGAGCGGACGTATCGGGAGCAGCGGTTCGACCACGTCGAAGACGTTACGAGCGAAGCCCGGTATGCCGGTAGCCCCAACGGCTACATCAACGACCAGGCGGGTCTCATCGGTCAGCAGAACGGCCTCTACCGATTCGGCACGTACATCGAAGACCAGTTTCAGCCGAATAACAACTACGACGCCGACCAGACCATCGGCGCCGGCTTCGCCATGGTTGATTTCCCGATTCCGGGAGTTCCGGGCGTGAAGTTCATCGGCGGGGCACGTGCCGAATACACCCAGCAGTCGATCATCACGCTGAAGGATACGCGGGGTGACTTCGAGCAGCTCGATATCCTGCCGTCGGCAAACGTCGTCTGGACACTGAAGGACAACATGAATGTCCGCGGTGCCTACGGCCGGACGATCGCACGCCCCACGTTCCGAGAGTTCACTCCGGCGGAGACGTTCGACTTCATTGGCGACTACGTCGTGCAGGGAAATCCTGAATTGAATCGGACGCTCGTCGACAACTTCGACCTTCGCTGGGAATGGTTCGTCCGTCCGGGTGAAGTGCTGTCGGTCAGTGCGTATTACAAGCACCTGGACGACCCGATCGAGCGAACGATCGACCCGAGCCGCTCGGCGAACGTCACGGTCACTTACGAAAACAAGGAAACGGCAGAGGTCTACGGTCTCGAGGTCGAGGCTCGCAAGCGGCTCGATTTCGTCCACCCGGCGCTGCAGTACGTCCAGATTGGCGGCAACCTGACGCTCACGCAGTCAGCCGTCACGCGGGATTCCCTCGAGCTCGTCGCGATTGGCGCTTACAGGGACAACCCGTCTGACACACGTCAGCTGCAAGGACAGTCGCCCTACATCGTGAACCTCAATGCCGGTTACGAAAATCCTGAAATCGGAACCAGCATCAATGTCTTCTACAACCGCTTCGGCGATCGCATCGATACGGTGACGCGCAACGGCGTCGACCTTGAGGAGCAGGGGCGCAACATCATCGACGTGATGGCTTCCCAGCGCCTCTTCGACGGGCTCACCCTGAAAGCATCCGTCAAGAACGTTCTCGACGAGAATGAAGTGATCGCCCAGGACTTCAAAGGACAGCAGTTCGTCAACGATCTTCGCCCTCTCGGACGTAGCATCTCGATGGGCGTCTCCTACAGCTTCTAA
- a CDS encoding glycosyltransferase family protein — protein MSLRCLFVVQGEGRGHMTQALALRRLLIAAGHSITGVVMGRSDRRDVPDFVQDRLDEPISFIKSPNFVADPDERTVRPFATAIRGLRDTRQLYRETRSLRDRIEAHDPDVVINFFEPMVGWTYLRHAPDPPLVCVGHQYMFLHSGYRFPPGRRLSRWMARAFARSTAWRADRCLALSLYPVDPVGEADAGSTLRVMPPLLRQELFAQPVDRTEPFFLVYLVNRGYAEQVVRWHEQHPEVRLHCFWDRPGEELVEEYDETLTFHQLDGQKFLSMMARCRGLVSTAGFESVAEAMYLGKPVQVVPVEGHFEQWCNAFDTVRAGAGVRSERFNLSLLDEHLTSLEAAQHNLESFRSWLHRGRDRFVAEIEAAAGGKQVFQRENGEVISPTAGADQTGPWAKTESQLA, from the coding sequence ATGTCGCTACGCTGTCTATTCGTAGTCCAGGGCGAAGGCCGCGGGCACATGACCCAGGCCCTCGCGCTTCGTCGATTACTTATTGCAGCCGGGCACTCCATTACAGGTGTCGTGATGGGGCGGAGCGACCGTCGCGACGTTCCGGATTTCGTCCAGGATCGGCTGGATGAGCCGATCTCGTTTATCAAAAGTCCCAACTTTGTTGCGGACCCGGACGAGCGAACGGTTCGCCCCTTCGCAACAGCCATTCGTGGGCTCCGCGACACGCGTCAGTTGTATCGCGAGACGCGGTCGTTGCGGGATCGAATTGAGGCGCACGACCCGGATGTCGTGATCAATTTCTTCGAGCCGATGGTCGGCTGGACGTACCTTCGACACGCACCGGACCCGCCTCTCGTCTGTGTCGGGCACCAGTACATGTTTCTGCACTCGGGATACCGATTTCCGCCTGGGCGACGGCTCAGCCGGTGGATGGCGCGCGCGTTTGCACGATCGACGGCGTGGCGTGCCGACCGGTGTCTCGCTCTGTCGTTGTACCCGGTGGATCCGGTAGGGGAAGCCGATGCCGGTTCCACCCTGCGCGTGATGCCGCCGCTCTTGCGGCAAGAGCTTTTCGCGCAGCCGGTCGATCGCACGGAGCCGTTCTTTCTGGTGTACCTCGTGAATCGGGGATATGCGGAGCAGGTCGTTCGGTGGCACGAACAGCATCCTGAGGTTCGGCTTCACTGCTTCTGGGATCGCCCCGGGGAGGAGCTCGTCGAAGAATACGACGAAACGCTGACGTTTCATCAACTCGACGGCCAGAAATTTCTATCGATGATGGCTCGCTGTCGTGGATTGGTATCAACGGCGGGATTCGAGTCGGTTGCCGAGGCTATGTATCTCGGAAAACCGGTTCAGGTCGTTCCCGTGGAGGGGCATTTCGAGCAGTGGTGCAATGCCTTCGATACGGTCCGCGCGGGTGCGGGTGTGCGAAGCGAACGGTTCAACCTCTCGCTTTTGGACGAGCATCTGACGTCGCTCGAAGCAGCACAACACAACCTCGAGTCCTTTCGCTCGTGGCTCCACCGGGGGCGAGATCGATTTGTCGCCGAGATCGAAGCGGCGGCGGGGGGTAAACAAGTTTTTCAGCGCGAAAATGGCGAAGTCATTTCTCCCACAGCCGGAGCCGACCAGACTGGCCCCTGGGCCAAGACCGAGTCGCAACTTGCGTAA
- a CDS encoding endonuclease/exonuclease/phosphatase family protein: protein MPTEVDIRRASTLGAAVEFALRAVRRGAFLLVTIVLLGLFLLGYATAYLPPSHFWWTSPFAVLLPYVSILLAPLAFVRMVAAIRGRELVGFMLSIAVLVMIAGRFGPVLFSDPKTAHEDDLTITSFNAPTHGPSRAKLANAFVSVVDAVEPDMLALQETNAYVRTENGPLFERRTAPHLYELVQNRPFRLPDSFPPGHRIPQPVVSRFRTDSLTLVGEHDPIDRTRIAPASRVTFTWKGQPLVLYNLHLYTVSKRKPWRESGFQWLSPGTWGPYLAAYREATLRRAEEARAIRSEMEKETVPVIVAGDFNSTVHHWEYRHIARGMQNVMHDAGTGWPATYPSRSPLVGIDHVLADPEIVVVSGTVGESYPYTDHRPVHARLRVRPIEDATTR from the coding sequence ATGCCCACAGAGGTTGACATCCGCCGGGCCTCCACGCTTGGAGCGGCCGTAGAGTTCGCGCTTCGGGCCGTCCGACGGGGCGCGTTTCTGCTCGTCACAATCGTTCTGCTGGGCCTATTCCTACTCGGGTACGCCACGGCATATCTGCCTCCCTCTCACTTCTGGTGGACGAGTCCGTTTGCCGTTCTGCTGCCGTATGTTAGCATCCTGCTGGCTCCCTTGGCGTTTGTCCGCATGGTCGCCGCGATCCGAGGACGCGAGTTGGTCGGATTCATGCTCAGCATCGCGGTTCTGGTGATGATCGCGGGCCGATTCGGACCTGTGCTATTTTCGGATCCGAAAACAGCACACGAAGACGATCTGACGATCACGTCCTTCAACGCCCCCACCCACGGGCCGAGTCGAGCAAAACTTGCCAATGCCTTCGTGTCGGTCGTAGATGCAGTGGAACCGGACATGCTCGCGCTGCAGGAGACAAATGCCTATGTCCGTACCGAGAACGGCCCGCTGTTCGAACGCCGCACGGCTCCGCATCTCTACGAGCTCGTGCAGAATCGCCCCTTTCGCCTTCCGGATTCGTTTCCGCCCGGACACCGCATTCCACAGCCCGTGGTCAGTCGCTTCCGAACGGATTCTCTCACGCTGGTCGGCGAGCACGATCCCATCGACCGGACACGCATCGCGCCGGCCAGTCGGGTCACGTTTACGTGGAAGGGACAACCGCTCGTGCTGTACAACCTGCACCTCTATACGGTCAGCAAGCGCAAGCCGTGGCGAGAATCGGGGTTTCAGTGGCTATCGCCGGGAACGTGGGGCCCGTACCTCGCTGCCTATCGGGAGGCGACGCTACGCCGCGCCGAGGAAGCCCGGGCCATTCGATCGGAGATGGAGAAGGAGACCGTTCCCGTGATCGTGGCCGGCGATTTTAACAGTACCGTCCACCACTGGGAGTACCGGCATATCGCCCGCGGCATGCAGAATGTTATGCACGATGCGGGGACGGGGTGGCCGGCCACGTACCCATCCCGTTCGCCGCTGGTTGGAATCGATCACGTGCTGGCCGATCCGGAGATCGTAGTGGTCTCGGGTACCGTGGGCGAGAGCTACCCGTACACCGATCACCGACCCGTTCACGCCCGACTCCGTGTGCGCCCGATCGAAGACGCGACGACTCGTTGA
- a CDS encoding DUF3224 domain-containing protein, translating to MIINGDFEIISWDEETYSNVGERAKMTRASVSQSFEGDFEGDGQVEYLMAYSDDTTARFVGQQWISGHVGERTGSVVLQISGTFDGETAQATWTVVDGTGTEDFRGVTGQGGFTAPLGDRAAYTFDLTFPDAGSSDAAAE from the coding sequence ATGATCATCAACGGCGACTTCGAGATCATATCCTGGGACGAAGAAACGTATTCCAACGTGGGCGAAAGAGCCAAAATGACGCGAGCGTCGGTATCCCAATCGTTCGAGGGCGACTTTGAAGGCGACGGACAGGTCGAGTACCTGATGGCGTACTCCGATGACACAACGGCCCGCTTCGTCGGACAGCAATGGATCAGCGGTCACGTGGGAGAGAGAACAGGAAGCGTCGTCCTCCAGATCAGCGGCACATTCGACGGGGAGACGGCCCAGGCCACGTGGACGGTGGTAGACGGAACGGGCACCGAAGACTTCCGCGGCGTGACCGGACAGGGAGGTTTTACGGCCCCCCTTGGCGACCGCGCGGCTTACACGTTCGACCTCACGTTCCCGGACGCAGGCTCTTCCGACGCTGCAGCCGAGTAA
- a CDS encoding acyl-CoA thioesterase has translation MDLTLNHFPCHATDKIRYADTDRQGHVNNARFATYLETGRVEVLYHPDDPLVADDAEFVIARLTLNFEGEIQWPGSVSIGTGIEEIGTSSVTISQAIFQDDQCVARAETVIVQVDTASRSAQPLDDTARGRLQALQLDVGTVE, from the coding sequence ATGGATCTGACCCTGAATCATTTCCCCTGTCACGCCACCGACAAAATCCGATACGCTGACACCGACCGGCAAGGACACGTAAACAATGCGCGGTTCGCAACTTACCTCGAGACCGGCCGGGTCGAAGTCCTCTATCATCCCGACGACCCGCTCGTAGCAGATGACGCGGAGTTTGTTATCGCCCGTCTCACACTGAATTTTGAGGGAGAGATCCAGTGGCCAGGATCCGTTTCGATCGGCACCGGCATCGAAGAGATTGGTACGAGTTCGGTAACGATCTCCCAGGCGATCTTTCAGGATGACCAATGCGTAGCACGAGCTGAAACGGTCATCGTCCAGGTGGACACCGCGTCCCGCTCAGCACAGCCACTCGACGACACGGCCCGGGGTCGACTGCAGGCCCTACAACTCGATGTCGGAACGGTCGAATGA